The Mustelus asterias chromosome 23, sMusAst1.hap1.1, whole genome shotgun sequence genome window below encodes:
- the nt5m gene encoding 5'(3')-deoxyribonucleotidase, mitochondrial — MIFLARFANLRSSGSKLFGALGQSFCAVHQSPGHRRLRVLVDMDGVLADFEGGFLQKFRETYPKEPSIELQDRRGFWVSAQYGELHPDLCEKAISIWESKNFFIELEPIPGAVEAMKEMVNLKDTDVFICTSPIKKYNYCPSEKYAWVEKYFGKEFLELMVLTRDKTVVAGNLLIDDKPDISGVEPYPKWEHILFSACHNMHLQLRPPKRRLHSWADDWKLLLDSKRQ, encoded by the exons ATGATTTTCCTGGCACGGTTTGCAAACCTCCGGAGCTCGGGGAGCAAGCTGTTTGGCGCATTGGGGCAGTCTTTTTGCGCAGTGCATCAGAGCCCCGGGCACAGGAGGCTGCGAGTGCTGGTGGACATGGACGGGGTGCTGGCCGACTTCGAAGGTGGCTTCCTGCAGAAGTTCAGGGAAACGTACCCCAAGGAGCCCTCCATAGAGCTGCAAGATCGCCGAGGTTTCTGGGTTTCGGCACAGTACGGAGAACTGCACCCTGATCTCTGT GAGAAAGCGATAAGCATATGGGAGTCAAAGAACTTCTTCATTGAACTTGAACCTATCCCTGGTGCAGTGGAGGCTATGAAAGAAATGGTCAACTTGAAAGA CACAGATGTGTTCATTTGCACCAGTCCAATAAAGAAGTACAATTACTGTCCTTCTGAAAAA TATGCCTGGGTAGAGAAATATTTCGGGAAAGAGTTTCTGGAACTGATGGTACTAACACGGGACAAAACGGTAGTAGCTGGCAATTTGCTAATAGATGACAAACCAGATATATCAG GTGTGGAGCCTTATCCTAAATGGGAGCACATACTTTTCTCAGCCTGTCACAATATGCACCTCCAACTGAGACCCCCGAAAAGGCGGCTGCATTCTTGGGCCGATGATTGGAAACTCCTTTTGGACAGCAAACGGCAGTGA